One segment of Streptomyces sp. NBC_01454 DNA contains the following:
- a CDS encoding sulfurtransferase yields the protein MSRSDVLVDADWVEAHLNDANVVIVEVDEDTSAYDKNHITNAVRIDWKSDLQDPVRRDFVDQEGFEKLLSAKGISNDDTVVLYGGNNNWFASYAYWYFKLYGHQDVRLLDGGRKKWELDSRDLVDGADVPNRPATQYKAKVQDTSIRAFRDDAVAAIGTKNLVDVRSPDEFSGKLLAPAHLPQEQSQRPGHIPSARNIPWSKNANDDGTFKSDEELTALYQAEQVDLAKDTIAYCRIGERSALTWFVLYELLGQTNVKNYDGSWTEYGSLVGVPIELGANK from the coding sequence ATGAGCCGCAGTGACGTCCTCGTAGACGCCGACTGGGTCGAGGCCCACCTGAACGACGCGAACGTCGTCATCGTCGAGGTGGACGAGGACACGTCCGCGTACGACAAGAACCACATCACCAACGCCGTCCGGATCGACTGGAAGAGCGACCTCCAGGACCCGGTCCGCCGCGACTTCGTGGACCAGGAGGGCTTCGAGAAGCTCCTCTCCGCCAAGGGCATCTCCAACGACGACACCGTCGTCCTCTACGGCGGCAACAACAACTGGTTCGCGTCCTACGCCTACTGGTACTTCAAGCTCTACGGCCACCAGGACGTCCGCCTGCTCGACGGCGGCCGCAAGAAGTGGGAGCTCGACTCCCGCGACCTGGTCGACGGCGCCGACGTCCCGAACCGCCCGGCCACGCAGTACAAGGCCAAGGTCCAGGACACCTCGATCCGCGCCTTCCGTGACGACGCGGTCGCCGCGATCGGCACGAAGAACCTGGTCGACGTCCGCTCTCCCGACGAGTTCTCGGGCAAGCTGCTCGCGCCAGCGCACCTCCCGCAGGAGCAGTCGCAGCGTCCGGGCCACATCCCGAGCGCCCGCAACATCCCGTGGTCGAAGAACGCCAACGACGACGGCACCTTCAAGTCTGACGAGGAGCTCACCGCCCTCTACCAGGCCGAGCAGGTCGACCTGGCGAAGGACACCATCGCCTACTGCCGCATCGGTGAGCGCTCCGCGCTCACCTGGTTCGTGCTGTACGAGCTCCTGGGCCAGACGAACGTCAAGAACTACGACGGCTCCTGGACCGAGTACGGCTCGCTGGTCGGCGTGCCGATCGAGCTCGGCGCCAACAAGTAA
- a CDS encoding DUF1416 domain-containing protein translates to MCGAQIGGPDLAMLKPGETAIQGQITQGGEPVSGYVRLLDSTGEFTAEVPTSATGQFRFYAAPGSWTLRALVPGAKADRAVVVAEAGGVTDVAIAV, encoded by the coding sequence ATGTGTGGAGCACAGATCGGCGGGCCCGACCTCGCGATGCTGAAGCCCGGTGAGACCGCGATCCAGGGCCAGATCACCCAGGGCGGCGAGCCGGTGTCCGGCTACGTCCGCCTGCTGGACTCGACCGGCGAGTTCACCGCCGAGGTCCCGACCTCGGCCACCGGCCAGTTCCGCTTCTACGCGGCCCCCGGCTCCTGGACGCTGCGCGCGCTCGTCCCGGGTGCCAAGGCCGACCGCGCCGTCGTGGTCGCCGAGGCCGGCGGCGTGACGGACGTAGCGATCGCGGTCTGA
- a CDS encoding IS110 family transposase, with translation MFEIEDVSVFLGLDVGKSAHHGHGLTPAGKKVFDKQLPNSEPKLRAVFDKLAAKFGTVLVIVDQPASIGALPLTVARDAGCKVAYLPGLAMRRIADLYPGEAKTDAKDAAVIADAARTMPHTLRSLELTDEITAELTVLVGFDQDLAAEATRTSNRIRGLLTQFHPSLERVLGPRLDHQAVTWLLERYGSPAALRKAGRRRLVELIRPKAPRMAQRLIDDVFEALDEQTVVVPGTGTLDIVVPSLARSLAAVHEQRRALEAQINALLEAHPLSPVLTSMPGVGVRTAAVLLVTVGDGTSFPNAAHLASYAGLAPTTKSSGTSIHGEHAPRGGNRQLKRAMFLSAFACMNADPASRAYYDKQRARGKTHTQALLRLARQRISVLFAMLRDGTFYESRTPADVELAA, from the coding sequence ATGTTCGAGATCGAAGACGTGAGCGTGTTCCTGGGCCTGGACGTCGGCAAGAGTGCCCACCACGGCCACGGACTCACCCCGGCCGGGAAGAAGGTCTTCGACAAGCAGCTGCCCAACAGCGAGCCGAAACTGCGGGCCGTGTTCGACAAACTGGCCGCGAAGTTCGGCACCGTCCTGGTGATCGTGGACCAGCCCGCATCCATCGGAGCCCTCCCACTCACGGTCGCCCGGGACGCGGGCTGCAAGGTCGCCTACCTGCCCGGACTCGCGATGCGGCGGATCGCCGACCTGTATCCGGGCGAGGCCAAGACCGATGCGAAGGACGCTGCGGTCATCGCGGATGCGGCCCGCACCATGCCGCACACCCTGCGCTCGCTGGAACTCACCGACGAGATCACCGCGGAACTCACGGTCCTCGTCGGCTTCGACCAGGACCTCGCGGCCGAGGCCACCCGCACTTCCAACCGGATACGCGGCCTGCTCACCCAGTTCCACCCGTCGCTGGAGCGCGTTCTGGGCCCCCGCCTCGACCACCAGGCCGTCACCTGGCTGCTGGAGCGCTACGGCTCCCCCGCCGCACTGCGCAAAGCCGGCCGCCGCAGGCTCGTCGAGCTCATCCGGCCCAAGGCCCCGCGCATGGCCCAGCGGCTGATCGACGATGTCTTCGAGGCGTTGGACGAGCAGACCGTCGTGGTCCCGGGGACCGGCACCCTCGACATCGTCGTGCCCTCCCTGGCCCGCTCGCTCGCCGCTGTCCACGAACAGCGCCGGGCCCTGGAAGCCCAGATCAACGCCCTGCTGGAGGCCCACCCTCTTTCCCCGGTCCTGACGTCGATGCCCGGCGTCGGCGTCAGGACCGCCGCCGTCCTGCTGGTCACCGTCGGCGACGGCACCAGCTTCCCGAACGCCGCCCACCTGGCCTCCTACGCCGGACTCGCCCCGACCACGAAGTCGTCGGGGACCTCGATCCACGGCGAACACGCGCCCCGAGGCGGCAACCGCCAGCTCAAACGCGCCATGTTCCTTTCCGCCTTCGCCTGCATGAACGCCGATCCCGCCTCCCGCGCCTACTACGACAAGCAACGCGCCCGCGGCAAAACCCACACCCAGGCCCTCCTCCGCCTCGCGCGCCAACGCATCAGCGTCCTGTTCGCCATGCTCCGAGACGGCACCTTCTACGAATCCCGCACGCCCGCGGACGTCGAGCTCGCCGCATGA
- a CDS encoding group II intron maturase-specific domain-containing protein gives MEAQARNGQVVRLHVHRGPAHRSLKDRIRALTRRKSQQNPRDVLARLNLIMHGWANYFRHAVCKHTLSNLANFVWWRVVKWMQTLHRWRWKDVRRWLKAPNGSWKPISVDGVELFDMAAVPVTRYRYRGSKIPNPWVPA, from the coding sequence GTGGAAGCGCAAGCGAGGAACGGACAAGTGGTACGTCTACACGTTCATCGCGGACCGGCCCACCGGTCGCTGAAGGACAGGATTCGTGCCCTGACACGCAGGAAGTCGCAGCAGAACCCCAGAGACGTGCTGGCCAGGCTCAATCTGATCATGCACGGCTGGGCCAACTACTTCAGGCATGCAGTCTGCAAACACACCCTGAGCAACCTGGCGAATTTCGTCTGGTGGCGGGTGGTCAAGTGGATGCAGACCCTGCATCGCTGGAGGTGGAAGGACGTCCGCCGCTGGCTGAAGGCACCCAATGGGAGCTGGAAGCCGATTTCGGTGGACGGGGTCGAGTTGTTCGATATGGCGGCGGTGCCGGTTACCCGCTACCGCTACCGGGGCAGCAAGATTCCCAATCCTTGGGTCCCTGCATAA
- a CDS encoding IS5 family transposase, which produces MTERKPYPSDLSDGQWALIEPVITAWKSRHRSVSGHQGAYAMREIVNAILYQGRTGCQWAYLPNDLPPKSATYYYFAVWRDDGTDRVIHELLRCQVRERARRLEDPTLVVLDTQSVHAAAGVPASTSGRDAAKRVPGRKRGLAVDVLGLVIAVVVLAASAHDNAAGIALLGQVAENTGNTVEKALVDQGFKTAVVAHGTTLGIDVEIVQRNPQDIGFVPQPKRWRVEQTYGILILHRRLVRDYEHRPASSASRVYWAMTHVMARRLTGENTPTWRDPRVIAA; this is translated from the coding sequence GTGACTGAACGTAAGCCGTACCCGAGTGACTTATCGGACGGGCAGTGGGCGCTGATCGAGCCGGTGATCACGGCGTGGAAGAGCCGGCATCGCTCGGTCAGCGGCCACCAGGGCGCCTATGCGATGCGGGAGATCGTGAACGCGATCCTCTACCAGGGCCGGACCGGCTGCCAGTGGGCCTACCTCCCGAACGACCTGCCGCCCAAGAGCGCGACGTACTACTACTTCGCCGTCTGGCGGGACGACGGGACCGACCGGGTCATCCACGAGCTCCTGCGCTGCCAGGTCCGCGAGCGGGCCCGCCGATTAGAGGACCCGACCCTGGTGGTGCTGGACACGCAGAGTGTCCACGCGGCGGCCGGGGTCCCCGCCTCCACGAGCGGCCGCGACGCCGCGAAGCGCGTCCCAGGCCGCAAGCGGGGCCTGGCCGTGGACGTGCTCGGGCTGGTCATCGCGGTAGTCGTCCTCGCCGCGAGCGCGCACGACAACGCCGCCGGCATCGCTCTGCTCGGCCAGGTTGCCGAGAACACCGGCAACACCGTCGAGAAGGCCCTGGTCGACCAGGGCTTCAAGACCGCCGTGGTCGCCCACGGCACCACGCTCGGTATCGACGTGGAGATCGTCCAACGCAACCCTCAGGACATCGGTTTCGTCCCGCAGCCGAAGCGCTGGAGGGTCGAGCAGACCTACGGAATCCTGATACTGCACCGGCGCCTGGTCCGCGACTACGAACACCGCCCGGCCTCCTCGGCCTCCCGCGTCTACTGGGCCATGACCCACGTGATGGCCCGCCGGCTCACCGGAGAGAACACCCCCACCTGGCGCGACCCGCGAGTGATTGCCGCGTGA